A part of Acropora palmata chromosome 8, jaAcrPala1.3, whole genome shotgun sequence genomic DNA contains:
- the LOC141889933 gene encoding protein ZNRD2-like → MAKMSQERYNRSRERNDRISALMGQYMLRGYRMLGSVCEVCGTVLLKNLDQEDYCVACKEVDVDLDTQPPAATQDSGNPRLETDTVSQSHQNDEAAAGKHSSLSQDAINTAVQAVNEKILWASCELKASHSTGECHQLCQLLKTCAETLKALKEVER, encoded by the exons aTGGCTAAAATGTCACAAGAAAGATACAACAGAAGTCGCGAGAGAAACGACAGAATTAGTGCGTTAATGGGACAGTACATGCTGAGAGGTTATCGCATGTTAGGCTCAGTGTGTGAAGTTTGTGGG ACTGTACTGTTAAAGAACTTGGATCAGGAAGATTACTGTGTAGCTTGCAAGGAAGTTGATGTTGACCTTGACACACAGCCACCAGCTGCAACACAGG ATTCAGGGAACCCTCGATTAGAAACAGACACTGTATCTCAGTCTCATCAGAATGATGAAGCAGCCGCAGGGAAACATTCTTCCTTGAGTCAGGATGCTATAAACACAGCTGTACAAGCTGTAAATGAGAAGATTCTGTGGGCCAGTTGTGAACTGAAAGCATCTCACTCTACAGGCGAGTGCCACCAACTCTGTCAGCTTCTGAAGACTTGTGCTGAAACATTAAAAGCATTGAAAGAGGTTGAACGATAG